The Marinitoga litoralis genome includes a region encoding these proteins:
- a CDS encoding OmpA/MotB family protein, producing the protein MADKCKKDEGPPPPAGWLATFSDLNSLLMTFFVMLFSMSSISPGKFQQAAVSFRSPFSGTPPSVLTGGRSLSEESLITSNPGIRVELFRLQDNPKYQGRISIEENDKGTIIKMQDMAFFEPGSARLTSDAKELLYKLGIILLEHSNNTIEIYGFTDDRLPSNTSIYPSNWHLGAARAASVAKFYAEEMKQKRTLERLAEVKEGKFNPDYYYNAERFYPIAVGDISIKKDIEKLKSINESKKELLKKDFENGKINISELQQKEKELDIEYNNSLEELRQKYRRIDLLILRQRLR; encoded by the coding sequence ATGGCTGATAAATGTAAAAAAGATGAAGGGCCACCACCACCAGCTGGATGGTTGGCAACATTTAGTGACTTAAACTCATTATTGATGACTTTTTTCGTTATGTTGTTCTCAATGTCATCAATATCACCAGGTAAATTCCAACAAGCGGCTGTAAGTTTTAGAAGTCCTTTTAGTGGAACACCACCTAGTGTCTTGACAGGCGGAAGAAGTTTATCAGAGGAGAGTTTAATAACGTCTAATCCAGGTATAAGGGTTGAACTTTTTAGGCTTCAGGACAATCCAAAATATCAGGGGAGAATATCTATTGAAGAAAATGATAAGGGAACAATAATAAAAATGCAAGATATGGCTTTTTTTGAACCTGGTAGCGCACGTTTAACTAGTGATGCAAAAGAATTGTTATATAAATTAGGTATAATATTACTAGAACATTCAAATAATACTATAGAGATTTATGGCTTTACAGATGACAGATTACCTTCTAATACATCTATTTATCCATCTAATTGGCACCTTGGGGCTGCTCGGGCTGCAAGTGTTGCAAAATTCTATGCTGAGGAAATGAAACAAAAAAGAACTTTAGAAAGATTAGCTGAAGTTAAAGAAGGAAAATTTAATCCCGATTATTACTACAATGCTGAGAGATTTTATCCTATTGCTGTTGGTGATATTTCTATTAAAAAAGATATTGAAAAACTTAAATCCATTAATGAATCAAAAAAAGAATTATTAAAAAAAGATTTTGAAAATGGTAAAATAAATATCTCAGAACTACAGCAAAAAGAAAAAGAATTAGATATAGAATATAATAATTCTTTAGAGGAATTAAGACAAAAATATAGAAGAATAGATCTGTTAATTTTAAGACAGCGTCTAAGATAG
- a CDS encoding motility protein A: MDISSLAGLGLAVAAIILGAGSSIGSLIDIPSFFITVVGSLGGMFIAAPKDISFKFFQGIMMGIKEPPIDSVEVLKTLYSFAEKARREGLISLEADLEGLDNEFMKDGLRAAVDGTDPEEIRKILEIKMELFEAEQGKWAGVLNTWGTLAPAYGMIGTLIGLVLMLGTLNDPTTIGPKMAIALITTLYGALVANIFTLPMAEKINRRTALQVNLLRMITEGILSIVSGENPRLMEEKLKAFLSPADKQKYESEKEG, from the coding sequence ATGGATATATCAAGTTTAGCTGGATTAGGTTTAGCAGTTGCTGCCATTATTTTGGGCGCGGGTTCAAGTATAGGTTCTTTAATAGACATTCCTTCTTTTTTTATTACAGTTGTCGGATCTCTAGGAGGTATGTTTATTGCAGCCCCAAAAGATATTTCTTTTAAATTTTTTCAAGGTATTATGATGGGAATAAAAGAACCTCCAATAGATTCTGTAGAAGTATTAAAAACTTTATATTCTTTTGCTGAAAAAGCAAGAAGAGAAGGGCTTATTTCCTTAGAAGCTGATTTAGAAGGATTAGATAATGAATTTATGAAAGATGGTCTTCGTGCTGCTGTAGACGGTACTGATCCAGAAGAAATAAGAAAAATACTTGAAATAAAGATGGAATTATTTGAAGCGGAACAAGGAAAATGGGCAGGAGTTTTAAATACTTGGGGAACATTAGCTCCAGCATATGGAATGATAGGTACATTAATAGGATTAGTTTTGATGTTAGGTACTTTAAATGACCCTACAACAATTGGTCCTAAAATGGCTATTGCTCTTATAACAACCTTATATGGTGCTTTAGTTGCAAACATTTTTACTCTTCCAATGGCAGAAAAAATAAATAGAAGAACCGCTTTACAAGTAAATCTTTTAAGAATGATTACAGAAGGAATACTATCTATTGTCTCAGGTGAAAACCCTAGGCTTATGGAAGAAAAACTAAAAGCATTTTTATCCCCAGCTGATAAACAAAAATATGAATCAGAAAAAGAAGGGTGA
- a CDS encoding flagellar hook assembly protein FlgD: protein MINGINTTNFTSSTNKINTEPKKELDKEAFLKILMTQLKYQDPTNAMNDKDFISQMSQLSSTEQIMNMSKSFQNMVSSQMNLFKIQASSLIGKTVVVENNKINLTGGFSDAIIYNLEEPTKVYVDIYDNNDNLVLTKDLGIQDEGMKTFNWDGIGNDGIKAIDGEYKYEIYTYKDGEKVKIGGLDGGKVDAVQFENDKFFVLVNGQKYSTDKIIEISEI from the coding sequence ATGATTAATGGCATAAATACAACTAATTTTACATCTTCAACAAATAAAATTAATACAGAACCAAAGAAAGAACTTGATAAAGAAGCTTTTTTAAAAATTTTAATGACTCAATTAAAATATCAAGATCCTACAAATGCTATGAATGATAAAGATTTTATTTCACAAATGTCTCAATTATCTTCTACTGAACAAATTATGAATATGAGCAAATCTTTTCAAAATATGGTTTCATCACAAATGAATTTGTTTAAAATACAAGCTTCTTCTCTTATTGGAAAAACCGTTGTGGTTGAAAACAACAAAATTAATTTGACTGGAGGATTTTCTGATGCAATTATATACAACCTTGAAGAACCTACAAAAGTATATGTTGATATATACGACAATAACGATAATTTGGTTTTAACTAAAGATTTAGGAATACAAGATGAAGGTATGAAAACTTTTAACTGGGACGGTATAGGCAATGATGGAATAAAAGCTATAGATGGAGAATATAAATATGAAATATATACATATAAAGATGGAGAAAAAGTAAAAATCGGAGGTTTGGATGGCGGAAAAGTTGATGCAGTTCAGTTTGAAAATGACAAATTCTTTGTATTGGTAAACGGGCAAAAATATAGTACAGATAAAATAATAGAAATATCTGAAATATAA
- a CDS encoding flagellar hook-length control protein FliK, with product MVSNILIRNLKIQNNFENNNQKIQNNIFTKNNVFSEYINEYSDTIKNTKTSYKIGNTKIIKKFQIKIKSVSFHFSQKNIILKKNVIGKSLKINKKYNINSNIKELVNFINDNKDSLPSELVNIVKNFNSNNNINHNIRNKLPDAFDSFKEKYNFSNTKNNKLIISKDFINDFNYKDILKISLNNNIAFIPKKFDNFIKLNAFNHKYNVDSFDIDKLNLKSIFEFKIKSFINNPEKEKVLYSNNSIEIKISKNKNNKLKDLLGSTSKNKTEYKNIKKNYNKNIQVIIENKSKNIDINNIFKHIDSIIYKIENKKESTHSKILNLNRNNTIENYFNKINFLHPSINNVQINSQNNNIKTISIQNLISNINNTVEKINNLPKYFERTVFKVTPPDLGNLEVTIIKSQKNLKIEFNIENIENKNELENRIETLINNFKEKYEKVDFTIKSEFYNNDEYNEDNKENNENNNSNTNENTKDNDDKKRKNKRNDFWEILRGEKYD from the coding sequence ATGGTATCTAACATTCTCATAAGAAATTTAAAAATACAAAATAATTTTGAAAATAATAATCAAAAAATACAAAATAATATATTCACTAAAAATAATGTTTTTAGTGAATATATTAATGAGTATAGTGATACAATCAAAAATACAAAAACATCATACAAAATTGGAAATACAAAAATAATTAAAAAATTCCAAATAAAAATAAAAAGTGTTAGTTTCCATTTTTCACAAAAAAATATTATTTTGAAAAAAAATGTTATTGGAAAATCTTTAAAGATAAATAAAAAATATAACATTAACTCTAATATCAAAGAGTTAGTTAATTTTATCAATGATAATAAAGATTCTCTTCCTAGTGAATTAGTTAATATCGTTAAGAATTTTAATTCTAATAATAATATTAATCATAATATTAGGAATAAATTACCCGATGCATTTGATTCATTTAAAGAAAAATATAATTTCTCAAATACTAAAAATAATAAACTGATAATTTCAAAAGATTTTATTAATGATTTTAACTATAAAGATATTTTAAAAATAAGTTTAAATAATAATATAGCATTTATACCTAAGAAATTTGATAATTTTATTAAATTAAATGCCTTCAACCATAAATATAATGTTGATTCCTTTGATATAGATAAATTAAATTTAAAATCTATTTTTGAATTTAAAATAAAGAGTTTTATTAATAATCCTGAAAAAGAAAAGGTTTTATACTCTAATAATTCTATTGAGATAAAAATCTCTAAAAATAAAAATAATAAATTAAAGGATTTATTAGGAAGTACATCGAAAAATAAAACAGAGTACAAAAATATTAAAAAAAACTATAATAAAAACATACAAGTAATAATTGAAAACAAATCCAAAAATATTGATATTAATAATATTTTTAAACATATAGATTCAATAATATATAAAATCGAAAATAAAAAAGAATCCACTCATAGCAAAATACTTAATTTAAATAGAAATAACACTATAGAGAACTATTTTAATAAAATTAATTTTTTACATCCTTCAATAAATAACGTTCAAATAAATAGCCAAAATAACAATATAAAAACAATATCTATACAAAACTTAATTTCAAATATTAATAATACTGTAGAAAAAATAAATAATTTACCTAAATATTTTGAAAGAACAGTTTTTAAAGTAACACCACCAGATTTAGGAAATTTAGAAGTAACTATTATTAAATCCCAAAAAAATTTAAAAATTGAATTTAATATTGAAAATATTGAAAACAAAAATGAACTAGAAAACAGGATTGAAACATTAATAAATAACTTTAAAGAGAAATATGAAAAAGTTGATTTTACAATAAAAAGCGAGTTTTATAATAATGATGAATATAATGAGGATAATAAAGAGAATAATGAAAATAATAATTCCAACACAAATGAAAATACCAAAGATAATGATGATAAAAAAAGAAAAAATAAAAGAAATGATTTTTGGGAAATCTTAAGAGGTGAAAAATATGATTAA
- the fliM gene encoding flagellar motor switch protein FliM: MPPENETLSQEEIDALLHAMESGTLSVANVDEEEDIMANVREYNFRRPMKFSKEQLRTLQLIHENYARDVSTYLSSRARSYVNVTFASVDQITFSEFQQSLTSPTFISIFSTDILPGSAVFQMGLDIGYVLVDKLLGGPGIPLETLRTPTELEISILRKEALSLIKALSKAWATIVPFDTILEKTEFNPQFVQIAAPNEMTVLITLSINFKDIQGFINVCWPSSLLEPINEKLTTRLWSPDRKTSPKQIEKLKNTVLMTKADVKAVLGETTIQLGDFLNIDVGDVIRLNSFNDEPINITVQDTPVFKGTPGTYKGHFAVKIEKEDPELLEKVIVEKYLSSLE, from the coding sequence ATGCCTCCAGAAAATGAAACATTATCGCAAGAGGAAATTGATGCGTTATTACATGCAATGGAATCTGGAACATTGTCTGTTGCTAATGTAGACGAAGAAGAAGATATAATGGCTAATGTTCGGGAATATAATTTCCGAAGGCCTATGAAATTTTCTAAAGAACAATTAAGAACTTTACAACTTATACATGAAAATTATGCAAGAGATGTGTCAACCTATCTTTCTTCTAGGGCACGTTCATATGTAAATGTAACTTTTGCTAGTGTTGACCAAATAACTTTTAGTGAATTCCAGCAATCATTAACCAGTCCTACATTTATTTCTATATTTTCTACTGATATTTTACCTGGAAGTGCCGTTTTTCAAATGGGTTTAGATATTGGGTATGTTTTAGTAGATAAATTATTAGGTGGGCCTGGAATCCCATTAGAAACATTAAGAACACCTACTGAATTAGAAATTTCAATATTAAGAAAGGAAGCTCTTTCTTTAATAAAAGCTTTGAGTAAAGCATGGGCTACAATAGTACCATTTGATACAATTTTAGAAAAAACAGAATTTAATCCCCAATTTGTTCAAATCGCAGCTCCTAATGAAATGACTGTTTTAATTACATTATCAATAAATTTTAAAGATATACAAGGTTTTATTAATGTTTGTTGGCCTTCTTCATTATTAGAACCTATAAACGAAAAATTGACAACAAGACTTTGGTCTCCTGACAGAAAAACATCCCCAAAACAAATAGAAAAACTTAAAAATACTGTTTTAATGACAAAAGCTGATGTTAAAGCTGTTTTAGGAGAAACGACTATACAATTAGGTGATTTTTTAAATATAGATGTAGGTGATGTTATTAGATTAAATTCATTTAACGATGAACCTATTAATATAACTGTTCAAGATACACCTGTATTTAAGGGAACGCCAGGAACATATAAAGGACATTTTGCAGTAAAAATCGAAAAAGAAGATCCTGAATTACTAGAAAAAGTAATTGTAGAAAAGTACTTATCTAGTCTTGAATAA
- a CDS encoding flagellar hook-basal body complex protein: protein MLRAMFSGQSGLKNFQTELDVIGNNISNVNTVGYKTSRVTFQNTLSQTIKESRGADNQFGGMNPIQVGLGSKLASIDKIMTQGSLQNTGNKTDMAIKGEGFFILSDGLSKYFSRAGNFTLDSEGHFVNPSSGMKLQGWNAKITDTGKRYIDSNEPINDITISPNLVMEARETTFLNLADNLNSDVGIKETTLTIKSSSGDVVPVKFTFERLMSEQYKDRIVYRWHAETVDPNKNYELLGGSNYGEVELDEVGNVLRWSNYPGHVVRANPTNNFNSSFPSSSRIDLGKNGIDWPLRAYGDVSVSDTNGNPISLLSQDDDDSSGVIDTSDRPDILLYRDATNPNQVIVEVSDSAGTTYTGTITTDGTFYDLNRQFAKGVTLDDGAGNEIILKNLILDSGISESVALLPVGQTNALSIELYQSSSDTNNEWGLDGIYMTDTKGELIPKYQDEDDRLLLTDGTNQRNVKFLGGVSLKDSQNNEVFYDPRDISFSVDATGNITITLKVEENGALRNVVFTNANDDNTSADTVEDFNSKMSSGWKSNDGKYTISGLSVIEANATDTFVSTTTNTTGESSEAGTVRYIAAKKIIQTPVSGELRLIDTENSQNYKIAEYENPNVVVSTKIYDSLGNDFDINIKFSKISDNTWYWKAETIDGQPLYKITEDGTTTTDPAEGVIAFDGKGQYLTSRWRLDSVGYVDYDTSDNNNGAIGFWFDPAKTGESPNPKVAPASIAAAGPVKVNMNMYDLTQFAASTSVNIADQDGNAKGVLQNFTINDLGEILGIFSNGKSDLIAQVAVAKFTNPSGLIDMGNSLFTQSENSGLAKIGSFGEEGAGTLVSGALEMSNVDLSEEFTKMITAQRGFQAVSRVITTSDQILTELVNLKR, encoded by the coding sequence ATGTTAAGAGCTATGTTTAGTGGTCAAAGTGGATTAAAGAATTTTCAAACAGAATTAGATGTTATAGGAAATAATATTTCTAATGTTAATACAGTAGGTTATAAAACTTCACGAGTTACATTCCAAAATACTTTATCTCAAACAATAAAAGAATCTAGAGGTGCTGATAATCAATTTGGAGGTATGAATCCTATTCAAGTTGGTTTGGGTTCTAAACTAGCATCTATTGATAAAATAATGACACAAGGCTCTTTGCAAAATACTGGAAATAAAACTGATATGGCAATTAAAGGTGAAGGTTTTTTTATTTTATCAGATGGCCTTTCTAAATATTTCTCTAGAGCTGGTAATTTCACATTAGACTCAGAAGGTCATTTTGTAAATCCTTCTAGTGGTATGAAATTACAAGGATGGAATGCAAAAATAACAGATACGGGTAAAAGATATATTGATTCAAATGAACCTATAAATGATATAACCATATCTCCAAATTTAGTTATGGAAGCAAGAGAAACTACTTTTTTAAACTTAGCTGACAACTTAAATTCAGATGTTGGAATTAAAGAAACCACTTTAACAATAAAATCTTCCTCTGGTGATGTTGTACCTGTAAAATTTACTTTTGAGAGATTAATGTCAGAACAATATAAAGATAGAATTGTATACAGATGGCATGCAGAAACTGTTGATCCAAATAAAAATTATGAATTATTAGGTGGAAGCAATTATGGAGAAGTGGAATTAGATGAGGTAGGAAACGTATTAAGATGGTCAAATTACCCAGGACATGTTGTAAGGGCCAATCCCACAAATAATTTCAATTCTTCTTTTCCATCAAGTTCAAGAATTGATTTAGGGAAAAATGGAATTGATTGGCCTTTAAGAGCATACGGTGATGTTTCTGTTTCTGATACAAATGGAAATCCAATATCATTATTATCTCAAGACGATGATGATAGTAGTGGAGTTATAGATACATCAGATAGACCTGATATATTATTATATAGAGATGCTACAAATCCAAATCAAGTAATAGTAGAAGTTTCTGATAGTGCAGGAACTACCTATACAGGAACGATAACAACAGACGGAACTTTTTATGACTTAAATAGGCAATTTGCTAAAGGAGTTACTTTAGATGATGGTGCAGGTAATGAAATTATTTTAAAAAATCTAATTTTAGATTCGGGAATATCAGAATCTGTTGCATTATTACCAGTTGGTCAAACAAATGCTTTATCAATTGAACTTTATCAATCATCTTCTGATACAAATAATGAATGGGGATTAGATGGAATATATATGACTGATACAAAAGGAGAATTGATCCCAAAATATCAGGATGAAGATGATAGATTACTTTTAACTGACGGAACTAATCAAAGAAATGTAAAATTCTTAGGAGGTGTATCTTTAAAAGATAGCCAAAATAATGAAGTTTTTTATGATCCAAGAGATATATCATTTAGTGTAGATGCAACAGGAAATATTACAATAACTTTAAAAGTAGAAGAGAATGGAGCATTAAGAAATGTTGTTTTTACAAATGCTAACGATGATAATACTTCAGCAGATACAGTTGAAGATTTTAACTCAAAGATGTCTAGCGGTTGGAAATCTAATGATGGGAAATATACAATATCAGGGTTATCTGTAATAGAAGCAAATGCAACAGATACTTTTGTTTCTACTACAACAAACACTACAGGAGAATCTAGTGAAGCAGGTACAGTTAGATATATTGCAGCAAAGAAAATTATACAGACTCCAGTTTCCGGTGAATTAAGATTAATTGATACTGAAAATTCCCAAAATTATAAGATAGCTGAATATGAAAATCCTAATGTTGTAGTATCTACTAAAATATATGATTCTTTAGGTAACGATTTTGATATAAATATTAAATTTTCTAAAATTTCAGATAATACATGGTATTGGAAAGCAGAAACAATAGATGGACAACCATTATATAAAATAACAGAAGATGGCACTACTACAACTGATCCTGCTGAAGGAGTTATCGCTTTTGATGGAAAAGGGCAATATTTGACTTCTAGATGGAGATTAGATTCTGTAGGTTATGTTGATTATGATACCTCTGACAATAATAATGGTGCTATAGGCTTTTGGTTTGATCCAGCAAAAACTGGTGAATCTCCAAATCCAAAGGTTGCTCCAGCTTCTATAGCAGCTGCTGGACCTGTTAAAGTAAATATGAACATGTATGATTTAACTCAATTTGCCGCATCAACATCCGTTAATATAGCTGATCAAGATGGTAATGCTAAAGGAGTATTGCAAAACTTTACTATTAATGATTTAGGAGAAATATTAGGTATATTCTCTAATGGAAAATCTGATTTAATAGCTCAAGTTGCAGTAGCAAAATTTACAAATCCTAGTGGCTTAATAGATATGGGTAATTCATTATTTACACAAAGTGAAAATAGTGGATTAGCAAAAATAGGATCATTTGGCGAAGAAGGTGCTGGAACATTAGTATCTGGCGCATTAGAAATGTCTAATGTTGACTTATCTGAAGAATTTACAAAAATGATCACTGCTCAAAGAGGTTTCCAAGCTGTATCTAGAGTTATTACAACATCAGATCAAATTTTAACAGAACTTGTTAACCTTAAGAGATAA
- a CDS encoding flagellar FlbD family protein, whose translation MIKVTNLGNNEFYINPDMIEKIEARPDTTIILNNGHIYIVKETVEEIINEIIEFRSKIFSLGFKRGD comes from the coding sequence ATGATTAAAGTAACTAATTTAGGGAATAATGAATTCTATATAAATCCTGATATGATTGAAAAAATAGAAGCAAGGCCTGATACTACAATAATTTTAAATAATGGTCATATATATATTGTAAAAGAAACAGTTGAGGAGATAATAAATGAAATAATTGAATTTAGAAGTAAAATATTTTCTCTTGGATTTAAAAGAGGTGATTAG
- a CDS encoding flagellar basal body-associated FliL family protein, with protein sequence MADEDIKAEEIQEEKKGPNIILLLLIAVVVSVALSVGGAFFLINMLGKNIVQQAQQEAQQQAQGVSQRVQIGLAEVIRQGQQRQFMLKGGNEIAIVNALQLKVGSDDCRAAVAQYSVEILEAIGLIFITKTREDLTTVEGREILKNQIKNAVNEITGFLGEKEKFGVIQVIIDIVVITSAY encoded by the coding sequence ATGGCTGATGAAGATATAAAAGCTGAAGAAATACAAGAAGAAAAAAAAGGACCTAACATAATTTTATTATTATTAATTGCTGTGGTTGTATCTGTTGCATTATCAGTAGGCGGAGCTTTCTTTTTAATTAATATGCTTGGTAAAAATATTGTTCAACAAGCTCAGCAAGAAGCTCAACAACAAGCTCAAGGAGTCTCCCAAAGAGTTCAAATAGGTTTAGCAGAAGTTATTAGACAAGGTCAGCAGAGACAATTTATGCTTAAAGGTGGAAATGAAATTGCTATTGTTAATGCATTACAATTAAAAGTTGGAAGTGATGATTGTAGAGCAGCTGTTGCACAATATAGTGTTGAAATATTAGAAGCTATAGGCTTAATCTTTATTACAAAAACCAGAGAAGATTTAACAACTGTCGAAGGTAGAGAAATTTTAAAAAATCAGATAAAAAACGCAGTAAATGAAATTACTGGTTTTTTAGGCGAAAAAGAGAAGTTTGGAGTCATACAAGTTATAATTGATATAGTTGTTATTACTTCTGCTTATTAA